One Salvia splendens isolate huo1 chromosome 22, SspV2, whole genome shotgun sequence DNA segment encodes these proteins:
- the LOC121786120 gene encoding THO complex subunit 3 isoform X2, whose amino-acid sequence MDETIPFNTLHSREYQGHKKKVHSVAWNCAGTKLASGSVDQTARVWHIEPHGHGKVKDIELKGHSDSVDQLCWDPKHADLIATASGDKTVRLWDARSGKCSQQAELSGENINITYKPDGTHIAVGNRDDELTILDVRKFKPIHKRKFNYEVNEIAWNMTGDMFFLTTGNGTVEVLAYPSLRAVGTLMAHTAGCYCIAIDPAGRYFAVGSADSLVSLWDIKEMLCVRTFTKLEWPVRTISFNHTGEYIASASEDLFIDISNVHTGRPVHQIPCRAAMNSVEWNPKYNLLAYAGDDKNKYQTDEGVFRIFGFESA is encoded by the exons ATGGATGAGACCATACCGTTCAACACACTCCACAGTAGAGAGTACCAAGGCCATAAGAAAAAG GTGCATTCGGTAGCATGGAATTGCGCGGGCACGAAACTGGCCTCCGGTTCCGTTGATCAGACGGCCCGAGTTTGGCACATTGAACCTCATGGCCAT GGTAAGGTTAAAGATATTGAGCTGAAGGGGCATTCTGATAGTGTAGATCAGCTATGCTGGGATCCGAAACATGCAGATTTGATTGCAACAGCATCCGGTGACAAGACTGTTCGCTTATGGGATGCTCGCA GTGGAAAATGTTCACAGCAAGCAGAACTTAGTGGGGAAAACATTAATATTACTTATAAGCCTGATGGAACCCACATTGCTGTTGGTAATAGG GATGACGAGTTAACAATATTGGATGTACGCAAGTTTAAGCCCATACATAAGCGCAAGTTCAACTATGAG GTGAATGAGATAGCATGGAACATGACGGGTGATATGTTCTTTTTAACTACTGGGAATG GTACTGTTGAAGTGCTTGCCTATCCATCACTCCGAGCAGTTGGAACCCTCATGGCTCATACAGCAGGTTGCTATTGTATTGCGATTGACCCGGCAGGAAG GTATTTTGCTGTGGGAAGTGCTGACTCATTAGTCAGCCTCTGGGATATAAAGGAGATGCTTTGTGTCCGTACATTCACAAAACTTGA GTGGCCTGTTCGGACTATTAGTTTCAATCACACTGGAGAATACATTGCTTCTGCCAGTGAGGACTTGTTCATTGATATT TCCAATGTTCACACAGGCCGACCAGTCCACCAAATTCCGTGCCGTGCAGCCATGAACAGTGTGGAGTGGAATCCCAAGTACAACTTACTTGCATATGCTGGAGACGACAAGAACAAATACCAGACTGATGAAG GTGTTTTTCGAATATTTGGGTTTGAGAGCGCCTAG
- the LOC121786120 gene encoding THO complex subunit 3 isoform X1: protein MRFGVWIKSCRIWRDKIAELMDETIPFNTLHSREYQGHKKKVHSVAWNCAGTKLASGSVDQTARVWHIEPHGHGKVKDIELKGHSDSVDQLCWDPKHADLIATASGDKTVRLWDARSGKCSQQAELSGENINITYKPDGTHIAVGNRDDELTILDVRKFKPIHKRKFNYEVNEIAWNMTGDMFFLTTGNGTVEVLAYPSLRAVGTLMAHTAGCYCIAIDPAGRYFAVGSADSLVSLWDIKEMLCVRTFTKLEWPVRTISFNHTGEYIASASEDLFIDISNVHTGRPVHQIPCRAAMNSVEWNPKYNLLAYAGDDKNKYQTDEGVFRIFGFESA from the exons ATGCGTTTTGGTGTATG GATCAAGAGTTGTAGGATTTGGCGGGACAAAATTGCAGAGCTGATGGATGAGACCATACCGTTCAACACACTCCACAGTAGAGAGTACCAAGGCCATAAGAAAAAG GTGCATTCGGTAGCATGGAATTGCGCGGGCACGAAACTGGCCTCCGGTTCCGTTGATCAGACGGCCCGAGTTTGGCACATTGAACCTCATGGCCAT GGTAAGGTTAAAGATATTGAGCTGAAGGGGCATTCTGATAGTGTAGATCAGCTATGCTGGGATCCGAAACATGCAGATTTGATTGCAACAGCATCCGGTGACAAGACTGTTCGCTTATGGGATGCTCGCA GTGGAAAATGTTCACAGCAAGCAGAACTTAGTGGGGAAAACATTAATATTACTTATAAGCCTGATGGAACCCACATTGCTGTTGGTAATAGG GATGACGAGTTAACAATATTGGATGTACGCAAGTTTAAGCCCATACATAAGCGCAAGTTCAACTATGAG GTGAATGAGATAGCATGGAACATGACGGGTGATATGTTCTTTTTAACTACTGGGAATG GTACTGTTGAAGTGCTTGCCTATCCATCACTCCGAGCAGTTGGAACCCTCATGGCTCATACAGCAGGTTGCTATTGTATTGCGATTGACCCGGCAGGAAG GTATTTTGCTGTGGGAAGTGCTGACTCATTAGTCAGCCTCTGGGATATAAAGGAGATGCTTTGTGTCCGTACATTCACAAAACTTGA GTGGCCTGTTCGGACTATTAGTTTCAATCACACTGGAGAATACATTGCTTCTGCCAGTGAGGACTTGTTCATTGATATT TCCAATGTTCACACAGGCCGACCAGTCCACCAAATTCCGTGCCGTGCAGCCATGAACAGTGTGGAGTGGAATCCCAAGTACAACTTACTTGCATATGCTGGAGACGACAAGAACAAATACCAGACTGATGAAG GTGTTTTTCGAATATTTGGGTTTGAGAGCGCCTAG